A genomic segment from Salvia splendens isolate huo1 chromosome 13, SspV2, whole genome shotgun sequence encodes:
- the LOC121762878 gene encoding CBBY-like protein isoform X2, which translates to MAANAICSPPLTTSPSPSSSSSSKNLIFAKKTAFLPSSTSCSVMGASKFGIKKRSCERLGVVKCMASAAPSVLPKALLFDCDGVLVDTEKDGHRVSFNDTFAEKELGVTWDVDLYGELLKIGGGKERMTAYFNKVGWPDKAPTTEQDRKDFIASLHKRKTELFMALIEKKLLPLRPGVAKLVEQALGNGVKVAVCSTSNEKAVSAVVSFLLGAERAEQIQIYAGDVVPRKKPDPAIYLLAAETLGVEPSSCVVIEDSGIGLAAAKAAGMTCIVTKSG; encoded by the exons ATGGCAGCTAACGCCATCTGTTCTCCTCCACTCACAACTTCACCctcaccatcatcatcatcttcgtcGAAAAACCTCATCTTTGCAAAAAAGACTGCATTTTTACCATCATCAACATCATGTTCTGTAATGGGAGCTTCGAAATTTGGCATCAAGAAAAGAAGCTGCGAGAGGCTGGGAGTGGTGAAATGCATGGCATCTGCTGCGCCGTCTGTTCTTCCAAAAGCCCTCTTGTTCGATTGTGATGGTGTCTTGGTTGACACCGAGAAAGATGGCCATCGCGTTTCTTTCAACGACACTTTTGCTGAA AAAGAGTTGGGAGTAACATGGGACGTGGATCTGTATGGCGAGTTGCTGAAAATCGGGGGAGGAAAAGAGAG GATGACGGCCTACTTCAATAAGGTCGGGTGGCCAGACAAGGCACCAACGACTGAACAGGACAGGAAGGACTTCATCGCATCTCTTCACAAGCGAAAGACTGAGCTGTTTATGGCACTGATCGAGAAGAAACTGCTCCCTCTTCGACCTGGTGTTGCCAA GTTAGTAGAACAGGCTCTCGGGAATGGAGTGAAGGTTGCTGTTTGCAGCACTTCGAATGAGAAGGCG GTGTCTGCTGTAGTTTCTTTCTTGTTAGGAGCTGAGAGAGCAGAACAGATTCAGATATACGCTGGAGACGTGGTTCCTCGTAAGAAGCCCGATCCA GCAATCTATCTCTTAGCTGCAGAGACATTAGGTGTCGAACCTTCAAG TTGTGTTGTCATTGAAGACAGTGGGATTGGCCTTGCAGCTGCCAAAGCTGCAGGAATGACGTGTATCGTGACAAAGAGCGGGTGA
- the LOC121762878 gene encoding CBBY-like protein isoform X1 → MAANAICSPPLTTSPSPSSSSSSKNLIFAKKTAFLPSSTSCSVMGASKFGIKKRSCERLGVVKCMASAAPSVLPKALLFDCDGVLVDTEKDGHRVSFNDTFAEKELGVTWDVDLYGELLKIGGGKERMTAYFNKVGWPDKAPTTEQDRKDFIASLHKRKTELFMALIEKKLLPLRPGVAKLVEQALGNGVKVAVCSTSNEKAVSAVVSFLLGAERAEQIQIYAGDVVPRKKPDPAIYLLAAETLGVEPSSCVVIEDSGIGLAAAKAAGMTCIVTKSGYTGDEDFEKADAVFDFIGDPPEERFDLAFCGSLLEKQYVS, encoded by the exons ATGGCAGCTAACGCCATCTGTTCTCCTCCACTCACAACTTCACCctcaccatcatcatcatcttcgtcGAAAAACCTCATCTTTGCAAAAAAGACTGCATTTTTACCATCATCAACATCATGTTCTGTAATGGGAGCTTCGAAATTTGGCATCAAGAAAAGAAGCTGCGAGAGGCTGGGAGTGGTGAAATGCATGGCATCTGCTGCGCCGTCTGTTCTTCCAAAAGCCCTCTTGTTCGATTGTGATGGTGTCTTGGTTGACACCGAGAAAGATGGCCATCGCGTTTCTTTCAACGACACTTTTGCTGAA AAAGAGTTGGGAGTAACATGGGACGTGGATCTGTATGGCGAGTTGCTGAAAATCGGGGGAGGAAAAGAGAG GATGACGGCCTACTTCAATAAGGTCGGGTGGCCAGACAAGGCACCAACGACTGAACAGGACAGGAAGGACTTCATCGCATCTCTTCACAAGCGAAAGACTGAGCTGTTTATGGCACTGATCGAGAAGAAACTGCTCCCTCTTCGACCTGGTGTTGCCAA GTTAGTAGAACAGGCTCTCGGGAATGGAGTGAAGGTTGCTGTTTGCAGCACTTCGAATGAGAAGGCG GTGTCTGCTGTAGTTTCTTTCTTGTTAGGAGCTGAGAGAGCAGAACAGATTCAGATATACGCTGGAGACGTGGTTCCTCGTAAGAAGCCCGATCCA GCAATCTATCTCTTAGCTGCAGAGACATTAGGTGTCGAACCTTCAAG TTGTGTTGTCATTGAAGACAGTGGGATTGGCCTTGCAGCTGCCAAAGCTGCAGGAATGACGTGTATCGTGACAAAGAGCGG GTACACGGGTGATGAGGATTTTGAGAAGGCAGATGCCGTTTTCGACTTCATCGGAGATCCGCCGGAGGAGCGGTTTGACTTGGCATTCTGTGGAAGCCTCCTTGAGAAACAATATGTTAGTTAA